A genomic segment from Propionibacteriaceae bacterium ZF39 encodes:
- a CDS encoding AlkA N-terminal domain-containing protein, with product MPDREACLRAVRSRDDRFDGVFVNAVRSTGIYCRPSCPAVTPRDENMTFYPSAAAAVAAGYRACRRCRPDASPGSPEWDVRSDVVARAMRLIRDGVVDREGVPGLAARLGYSERQLERLMLAELGAGPAALARAQRAYTARLLIESTTLPMGDVAFAAGFSSVRSFNEAIAQVYATTPRELRQGRRQGQPVQSAEATMAVIRVRLPRREPFVVDSLFGHLAATSAPGVEEWRDGAYRTTMRLPHGIGIAALTPEPSHIGTTLWLADPRDLAPAIARCRALLDLDADPDAVGEVLGADPVLGPLWRAAPGRRVPRCIDAGEFALRAVLAQQISVRRAANLAGRLAARAGEQIRDPKGSEYLDSAASHAAQSKHPHDSAPKPTPAVNQGLTHVWPTHEAIAAMDPETLPMPRARGRALVALAERLADGTVDLSPGADRAQARAALLDVPGVGPWTVEVVALRGLGDPDAFPAGDLGVRHGLARLELTEADSARWRPWRAYAVQYLWASDTEHEINRLARPTKETA from the coding sequence ATGCCAGATCGGGAGGCCTGCCTGCGGGCCGTACGCAGCCGCGATGACCGCTTCGACGGGGTCTTCGTGAATGCTGTCCGGTCCACGGGGATCTATTGCCGCCCGAGCTGTCCGGCGGTGACGCCCAGGGACGAGAACATGACGTTCTATCCGAGTGCGGCTGCGGCTGTCGCGGCGGGGTACCGGGCCTGTCGGCGCTGCCGGCCGGACGCGAGCCCGGGGAGCCCCGAATGGGATGTGCGCAGCGATGTGGTCGCCCGGGCGATGCGGCTCATCCGGGACGGGGTCGTGGATCGTGAGGGGGTGCCGGGGCTGGCCGCGCGGCTCGGCTATTCGGAGCGGCAGCTCGAGCGCCTGATGCTGGCCGAGCTGGGGGCCGGGCCGGCGGCGCTGGCGCGGGCCCAGCGCGCGTACACAGCCCGCCTCCTCATCGAATCCACCACCCTGCCCATGGGCGATGTGGCCTTCGCGGCGGGGTTCTCCTCGGTGCGGAGTTTCAACGAGGCCATCGCGCAGGTGTACGCCACCACGCCACGGGAGCTGCGGCAGGGGCGGCGACAGGGTCAACCTGTGCAGTCTGCTGAGGCGACGATGGCCGTCATTCGCGTACGCCTCCCCCGGCGGGAACCCTTCGTCGTGGACAGTCTGTTCGGGCACCTGGCGGCGACGTCCGCACCGGGCGTGGAGGAATGGCGGGACGGGGCCTACCGCACCACCATGCGCCTCCCCCACGGCATCGGCATCGCCGCGCTGACCCCCGAACCCAGCCACATCGGCACGACCCTCTGGCTCGCCGACCCGCGCGACCTCGCTCCGGCCATCGCGCGCTGTCGGGCGCTACTCGATCTCGACGCGGATCCGGATGCGGTCGGGGAGGTGCTGGGGGCGGATCCGGTGCTGGGGCCACTGTGGAGGGCCGCGCCGGGGCGTCGGGTGCCGCGGTGCATCGACGCCGGGGAGTTCGCGCTGCGGGCCGTCCTCGCGCAGCAGATCTCCGTCAGGCGCGCGGCCAACCTGGCCGGTCGCCTCGCTGCCCGGGCCGGGGAGCAGATCCGGGACCCTAAGGGGTCGGAGTACTTGGACAGTGCTGCGTCCCATGCAGCACAGTCCAAGCACCCGCACGACTCTGCCCCGAAACCCACTCCGGCCGTCAATCAAGGATTGACGCACGTCTGGCCTACCCACGAGGCGATCGCGGCGATGGATCCGGAGACCCTTCCCATGCCCCGGGCCCGCGGGCGCGCCCTGGTTGCCCTCGCCGAGCGCCTCGCCGACGGAACCGTCGATTTATCCCCCGGCGCGGATCGCGCGCAAGCCCGCGCCGCCCTCCTGGACGTGCCGGGGGTAGGGCCGTGGACCGTGGAGGTCGTCGCACTCCGGGGCCTGGGCGATCCGGATGCGTTCCCCGCCGGCGACCTCGGCGTACGTCATGGACTCGCCCGTCTCGA
- a CDS encoding diacylglycerol kinase family protein, whose amino-acid sequence MSRTPPSRISLVSSGLLLMAFVVWSWLVGAGAFDRLDRELMAPGLRLSSAAAEIWAAVAIVTWPGVPYAGLAVLAAWSFRRRLRNLATSLVLVIPLGWGGHLLWKALFRRTRPEATLDLITAHGWAYPSGHMTAISATAAMAVATVFVTRQARFSRVLVWTLGIAAILLVAVCRWILQAHWSSDIIGGFLWGWLVAAVSLIVAGVHVLPDNPLELALPKPVEPTGKRCIVIVNPTKVLDVTTFRRHLEYELVQRGWESPLWLETTRHDPGYEMAEIAVKREPDLVLVAGGDGTIRAVCEGLAGTDIPLGLLAAGTGNLLARNLGVPLDESLALRAAFEGEPTPIDLVRLTADPGTRQEASHVFGVMAGIGVDAAIMERTNADLKRTVGPAAYVLSVAQNANHPPLQVTVQVDDGEPFRRRAAVILIGNVGLVTGNIELIPGATATDGLLDVMVASPRTPADWARLTAKVLTRRRTGDDRLDLIQGRRVRIVSERPDAYQVDGDTGGRCSVLEAEIMPGVLRVMLPR is encoded by the coding sequence ATGTCCCGCACTCCACCCAGCCGCATCTCCCTGGTGAGCTCGGGATTGCTGCTGATGGCGTTCGTGGTGTGGTCCTGGCTCGTCGGCGCCGGGGCGTTCGACCGGCTCGACCGGGAGCTCATGGCGCCCGGGTTGCGGCTCAGTTCCGCGGCCGCGGAGATCTGGGCGGCGGTGGCGATCGTGACCTGGCCGGGGGTGCCGTACGCCGGGTTGGCCGTTCTGGCGGCCTGGTCCTTTCGCCGGCGGTTGCGCAACCTCGCGACGTCGCTGGTGCTGGTGATTCCGCTCGGGTGGGGTGGGCACCTGCTGTGGAAGGCGTTGTTCCGGCGTACCCGGCCGGAGGCGACGCTCGACCTGATCACCGCGCACGGGTGGGCGTACCCCTCGGGGCACATGACCGCCATTTCCGCCACCGCGGCGATGGCGGTCGCGACGGTGTTCGTGACGCGTCAGGCCCGGTTCAGTCGCGTGCTGGTGTGGACGCTGGGCATCGCGGCCATCCTGCTCGTCGCCGTGTGCCGGTGGATTCTCCAGGCGCACTGGTCGAGCGACATCATCGGCGGGTTCCTCTGGGGCTGGTTGGTCGCGGCGGTGTCGCTGATCGTGGCCGGCGTACACGTCCTGCCCGACAACCCACTGGAGCTGGCCCTGCCGAAGCCGGTTGAGCCGACGGGCAAGCGCTGCATCGTGATCGTGAACCCGACCAAGGTGCTGGATGTGACGACGTTCCGGCGGCATCTGGAGTACGAGTTGGTGCAGCGTGGCTGGGAGTCGCCGCTGTGGTTGGAGACCACGCGGCACGACCCGGGGTATGAGATGGCGGAGATCGCCGTGAAGCGCGAGCCCGATCTCGTGCTGGTCGCCGGGGGTGACGGCACGATCCGCGCCGTGTGCGAGGGGCTGGCCGGGACCGACATTCCGCTGGGCCTCCTCGCCGCGGGAACGGGCAATCTGCTGGCCCGCAATCTGGGCGTACCCCTCGATGAGTCACTCGCCCTCCGCGCCGCCTTCGAGGGGGAACCGACGCCGATCGATTTGGTACGCCTTACCGCCGACCCCGGCACCAGGCAGGAGGCCTCGCACGTGTTCGGCGTGATGGCCGGGATCGGCGTCGATGCCGCGATCATGGAACGCACCAACGCCGACCTCAAGCGGACCGTCGGGCCGGCCGCCTATGTGTTGTCCGTCGCCCAGAACGCCAACCACCCACCGCTGCAGGTGACCGTGCAGGTCGACGACGGGGAGCCGTTCAGGCGCCGTGCGGCCGTCATTCTCATCGGCAACGTGGGGCTGGTGACCGGGAACATCGAACTGATTCCCGGGGCGACGGCGACCGATGGGTTGTTGGACGTGATGGTGGCGTCGCCGCGTACGCCGGCGGACTGGGCGCGGCTGACGGCGAAGGTGCTGACGCGGCGACGCACTGGTGATGACCGTCTGGATCTCATCCAGGGTCGGCGCGTGCGGATCGTGAGCGAGCGGCCGGATGCGTATCAGGTCGATGGCGATACCGGGGGCCGGTGCTCCGTGCTCGAGGCCGAGATCATGCCGGGCGTCCTGCGGGTGATGCTGCCGCGCTGA
- the serS gene encoding serine--tRNA ligase codes for MIDPKLLRTDPDQIRTSLAARGEDTAVVDQLLAADESRRSNIASFESLRAEQKGMGKQVAKASGDEKQALLARTKELAAQVKETEAAMKTADADFEELLKTLPNLVIAGVPEGGEDAFEVLETHGTPRDFEAEGFEPRDHLELGEILGAIDTERGAKVSGSRFYYLTGPGAQLELALISLAMNKAMEWGFNPVIPPALVKPSAMEGTGFLGQAAQDVYYLPADDLYLVGTAEVPLAAYHSDEILDADTLPRHYAGYSPCYRREAGSYGKDTRGIFRVHWFDKVEMFVYCDPADAEAEHAKLLAWEKEFIDLLELPYRVIDVASGDLGLSAARKYDCEAWIPTQGKYREITSTSNCTEFQARRLGIRGRFADGVRPVATLNGTLCAIPRIIVALLENHQQADGSIRVPEALRPYLGGRDSFVPSAL; via the coding sequence GTGATCGATCCGAAGCTGTTGCGCACCGACCCTGACCAGATCCGGACCAGCCTCGCGGCCCGCGGCGAGGACACCGCCGTCGTGGACCAGTTGCTCGCGGCCGATGAGTCCCGCCGGAGCAACATCGCGTCCTTCGAGTCGCTGCGCGCGGAGCAGAAGGGCATGGGCAAGCAGGTCGCGAAGGCCTCCGGCGACGAGAAGCAGGCGCTCCTCGCGCGCACCAAGGAGCTCGCGGCCCAGGTCAAGGAGACCGAGGCGGCGATGAAGACGGCGGACGCCGACTTCGAGGAGCTGCTCAAGACGCTGCCCAACCTGGTCATCGCGGGCGTACCCGAGGGGGGCGAGGACGCCTTCGAGGTCCTCGAGACCCACGGCACGCCGCGCGACTTCGAAGCGGAGGGCTTCGAGCCCAGGGACCACCTGGAGCTGGGCGAGATCCTCGGCGCGATCGACACCGAGCGCGGTGCGAAGGTGTCGGGCAGCCGGTTCTATTACCTGACCGGCCCGGGCGCGCAGCTCGAGCTCGCGCTGATCAGCCTCGCCATGAACAAGGCCATGGAGTGGGGTTTCAACCCGGTCATCCCGCCGGCACTCGTGAAGCCGTCCGCGATGGAGGGCACGGGCTTCCTCGGCCAGGCGGCCCAGGACGTCTATTACCTGCCCGCCGATGACCTCTATCTGGTCGGCACGGCCGAGGTGCCCCTGGCGGCGTACCACTCCGACGAGATCCTCGACGCCGACACCCTGCCGCGTCACTATGCCGGCTATTCGCCGTGCTATCGCCGCGAGGCGGGGTCCTATGGCAAGGACACGCGCGGCATCTTCCGCGTGCACTGGTTCGACAAGGTCGAGATGTTCGTCTATTGCGACCCGGCCGACGCCGAGGCCGAGCACGCCAAACTGCTCGCCTGGGAGAAGGAGTTCATCGACCTCCTCGAGCTGCCCTATCGCGTGATCGATGTGGCCTCCGGCGACCTCGGCCTGAGCGCCGCGCGCAAGTATGACTGCGAGGCCTGGATCCCCACCCAGGGCAAGTATCGCGAGATCACCTCCACCTCCAACTGCACCGAGTTTCAGGCACGCCGGCTCGGGATCCGGGGGCGGTTCGCGGATGGGGTGCGCCCGGTCGCCACCCTCAACGGCACCCTCTGCGCGATCCCGCGGATCATCGTCGCACTACTGGAGAACCACCAGCAGGCCGACGGCTCGATCCGGGTGCCCGAGGCCCTGCGCCCGTATCTCGGCGGCAGGGACTCCTTCGTTCCTTCCGCCCTGTAA